One window of the Rosa rugosa chromosome 3, drRosRugo1.1, whole genome shotgun sequence genome contains the following:
- the LOC133736114 gene encoding uncharacterized protein LOC133736114 isoform X2 → MALRYRRLREISRLLPQIHSGDCYIQCRSATKLAALSIIPRVYSWERNGTRMPQSRFSTTSEVSYNSTQELDLLSFIKSSLDEREGPSHCWLNRSKGNRDFLGRDGTFLVLAGRCETFLTTCESVMMLEKVKSLQQRYPQLHVMGFLSGSSVSLAADRSHLIQYVMKEYVTFPVILSNRTFPEMDNGACYILFKDFESPVFYHEKDLDLRILNKAVEEFHVQDDGRARSRDNLKSTWVKQFEIIKEPYVYALRNLLLNFPDESGNRLFLSDSSHHRIIVFDGNGKILDCIGSSPGFEDGNFESAKMVRPASSLYDAAEDSLYFVDSENHAIRKADLGKRVLETVYPNYDASKKSNSIWTRIMIKLGLRSNDKRPEEFDIQALMFPWHLMKSSEDSFFIINRSFETLWILNLASGEIEQVVKGFPKILDVCGPQIMEKVSLLKQMPHDWLRQQTNAVCSPKRLPYASLISSLTTLQNHVILCDMVGQQILKLSEEAGVCSAFQFSNFGILGLPYWLASSLERVCTVVGGHQEEIDHQECFSLLPGRIGIQLNVEIPVGTELVEQLQEGCIWRQARGAATEVLGAEDAGGSSEKVGAAQQWYDELDNLAFSLSTPESELNVEDDRTTSDIGFQDARVHIDCAVNTSPGTSEVIVYAALYLKLRKQELLEADQEKCAARIADILNSERSGKMGRDSFIQFLLNSNRDLRDLIFMKPLHVRVKLDCLDHPKAANGKDIILTDSNIEVNVLLSS, encoded by the exons ATGGCTCTGAGATATCGGCGTTTGAGAGAAATCTCAAGACTTTTGCCGCAAATTCACTCCG GTGATTGTTATATACAATGTAGATCGGCCACAAAATTAGCAGCATTGTCCATCATTCCTCGAGTATATTCTTGGGAGAGAAATGGTACGAGGATGCCACAGAGTAG GTTCTCAACCACTTCAGAAGTTTCATACAACTCTACCCAGGAGCTTGATCTTTTGTCCTTCATTAAATCGTCATTGGATGAGCGTGAAG GCCCATCCCAttgttggttgaataggtccaaaGGTAACAGAGATTTCCTTGGAAGAGATGGAACTTTCTTGGTTCTTGCTGGGCGGTGTGAAACTTTCTTAACAACTTGTGAATCTGTTATGATGTTAGAAAAAGTGAAGTCACTTCAACAGAG GTATCCTCAGCTCCATGTCATGGGTTTTCTGTCAGGCAGTTCAGTTAGTTTAGCTGCTGATCGAAGCCACCTAATCCAATATGTAATGAAGGAATATGTCACTTTTCCTGTCATATTGTCTAACAGGACCTTCCCTGAG ATGGACAATGGGGCCTGCTACATTTTATTCAAAGATTTTGAAAGTCCAGTGTTTTACCATGAGAAGGACCTTGATCTCAGAATTCTTAACAAAG CCGTTGAGGAATTTCATGTGCAAGATGATGGGAGAGCCAGGTCCAGAGATAACTTGAAAAGCACTTGGGTGAAGCAATTTGAGATTATCAAGGAGCCATATGTCTATGCTTTGAGGAATTTACTCCTTAACTTCCCAG ATGAAAGTGGGAACCGTCTCTTCCTTTCTGACAGCAGCCACCATCGGATTATTGTATTTGATGGAAACGGAAAGATTCTGGACTGT ATTGGTTCCTCCCCAGGTTTCGAGGATGGAAACTTTGAATCTGCCAAGATGGTGCGCCCTGCATCCTCACTTTATGATGCTGCTGAGGATTCCCTATATTTCGTTGATTCAGAG AATCATGCCATCAGGAAAGCTGATTTGGGTAAGCGGGTACTAGAAACTGTTTATCCGAATTATGACGCCAGTAAGAAAAGTAACTCAATTTGGACCAGAATCATGATCAAGCTGGGTTTGAGAAGCAATGATAAGCGGCCTGAAGAATTTGATATACAAGCACTAATGTTTCCTTGGCACCTGATGAAATCCAGTGAAGATAGTTTTTTCATTATAAACCGAAG CTTTGAAACTTTATGGATCCTAAATTTGGCTTCAGGAGAGATAGAACAAGTTGTCAAAG GGTTCCCAAAGATTTTGGATGTCTGTGGGCCGCAGATCATGGAGAAAGTATCCCTGTTGAAGCAGATGCCACATGATTGGTTGCGACAGCAGACTAATGCTGTCTGTTCACCAAAGAGGCTTCCATATGCTAGTCTTATATCTTCATTGACGACCTTGCAGAATCACGTGATCCTTTGTGACATGG TTGGACAGCAGATTTTGAAACTAAGTGAAGAAGCTGGAGTATGTTCGGCGTTCCAATTTTCGAATTTTGGAATCCTTGGATTGCCATATTGGCTGGCTTCCTCCTTGGAGAGAGTTTGTACAGT GGTTGGTGGGCATCAAGAAGAGATTGATCATCAGGAATGTTTCAGTTTGTTACCAG GTAGAATTGGTATACAATTAAATGTTGAAATCCCTGTGGGTACTGAGCTTGTAGAACAGTTACAAGAGGGGTGTATATGGCGCCAGGCAAGGGGTGCTGCCACTGAAGTGTTAGGGGCAGAGGATGCAGGAGGATCTTCAGAGAAG GTTGGTGCTGCCCAACAATGGTATGATGAATTGGATAATCTTGCCTTTTCACTATCGACACCTGAATCAGAGTTAAATGTTGAAGATGATCGTACAACTTCAGATATAGGATTTCAAGATGCGAGAGTTCACATTGATTGTGCTGTCAATACAAGTCCTGGTACAAGTGAG GTCATTGTTTATGCAGCATTGTATTTAAAACTTAGAAAGCAagaattattagaggctgaTCAGGAGAAATGTGCAGCAAGGATAGCAGATATTTTGAACTCGGAGAGAAGTGGAAAGATGGGAAGAGATTCATTCATCCAATTCTTGTTAAACTCAAACAGAGATTTGAGAGACCTCATCTTCATGAAACCTCTCCATGTGAGGGTGAAATTGGATTGCCTTGATCACCCAAAGGCAGCTAATGGAAAAGACATTATCTTAACAGACtccaacattgaggtcaatgtATTACTCAGCTCATAA
- the LOC133736114 gene encoding uncharacterized protein LOC133736114 isoform X1, with the protein MALRYRRLREISRLLPQIHSGDCYIQCRSATKLAALSIIPRVYSWERNGTRMPQSRFSTTSEVSYNSTQELDLLSFIKSSLDEREGPSHCWLNRSKGNRDFLGRDGTFLVLAGRCETFLTTCESVMMLEKVKSLQQRYPQLHVMGFLSGSSVSLAADRSHLIQYVMKEYVTFPVILSNRTFPEMDNGACYILFKDFESPVFYHEKDLDLRILNKAVEEFHVQDDGRARSRDNLKSTWVKQFEIIKEPYVYALRNLLLNFPGCVSADESGNRLFLSDSSHHRIIVFDGNGKILDCIGSSPGFEDGNFESAKMVRPASSLYDAAEDSLYFVDSENHAIRKADLGKRVLETVYPNYDASKKSNSIWTRIMIKLGLRSNDKRPEEFDIQALMFPWHLMKSSEDSFFIINRSFETLWILNLASGEIEQVVKGFPKILDVCGPQIMEKVSLLKQMPHDWLRQQTNAVCSPKRLPYASLISSLTTLQNHVILCDMVGQQILKLSEEAGVCSAFQFSNFGILGLPYWLASSLERVCTVVGGHQEEIDHQECFSLLPGRIGIQLNVEIPVGTELVEQLQEGCIWRQARGAATEVLGAEDAGGSSEKVGAAQQWYDELDNLAFSLSTPESELNVEDDRTTSDIGFQDARVHIDCAVNTSPGTSEVIVYAALYLKLRKQELLEADQEKCAARIADILNSERSGKMGRDSFIQFLLNSNRDLRDLIFMKPLHVRVKLDCLDHPKAANGKDIILTDSNIEVNVLLSS; encoded by the exons ATGGCTCTGAGATATCGGCGTTTGAGAGAAATCTCAAGACTTTTGCCGCAAATTCACTCCG GTGATTGTTATATACAATGTAGATCGGCCACAAAATTAGCAGCATTGTCCATCATTCCTCGAGTATATTCTTGGGAGAGAAATGGTACGAGGATGCCACAGAGTAG GTTCTCAACCACTTCAGAAGTTTCATACAACTCTACCCAGGAGCTTGATCTTTTGTCCTTCATTAAATCGTCATTGGATGAGCGTGAAG GCCCATCCCAttgttggttgaataggtccaaaGGTAACAGAGATTTCCTTGGAAGAGATGGAACTTTCTTGGTTCTTGCTGGGCGGTGTGAAACTTTCTTAACAACTTGTGAATCTGTTATGATGTTAGAAAAAGTGAAGTCACTTCAACAGAG GTATCCTCAGCTCCATGTCATGGGTTTTCTGTCAGGCAGTTCAGTTAGTTTAGCTGCTGATCGAAGCCACCTAATCCAATATGTAATGAAGGAATATGTCACTTTTCCTGTCATATTGTCTAACAGGACCTTCCCTGAG ATGGACAATGGGGCCTGCTACATTTTATTCAAAGATTTTGAAAGTCCAGTGTTTTACCATGAGAAGGACCTTGATCTCAGAATTCTTAACAAAG CCGTTGAGGAATTTCATGTGCAAGATGATGGGAGAGCCAGGTCCAGAGATAACTTGAAAAGCACTTGGGTGAAGCAATTTGAGATTATCAAGGAGCCATATGTCTATGCTTTGAGGAATTTACTCCTTAACTTCCCAG GGTGTGTCTCTGCAGATGAAAGTGGGAACCGTCTCTTCCTTTCTGACAGCAGCCACCATCGGATTATTGTATTTGATGGAAACGGAAAGATTCTGGACTGT ATTGGTTCCTCCCCAGGTTTCGAGGATGGAAACTTTGAATCTGCCAAGATGGTGCGCCCTGCATCCTCACTTTATGATGCTGCTGAGGATTCCCTATATTTCGTTGATTCAGAG AATCATGCCATCAGGAAAGCTGATTTGGGTAAGCGGGTACTAGAAACTGTTTATCCGAATTATGACGCCAGTAAGAAAAGTAACTCAATTTGGACCAGAATCATGATCAAGCTGGGTTTGAGAAGCAATGATAAGCGGCCTGAAGAATTTGATATACAAGCACTAATGTTTCCTTGGCACCTGATGAAATCCAGTGAAGATAGTTTTTTCATTATAAACCGAAG CTTTGAAACTTTATGGATCCTAAATTTGGCTTCAGGAGAGATAGAACAAGTTGTCAAAG GGTTCCCAAAGATTTTGGATGTCTGTGGGCCGCAGATCATGGAGAAAGTATCCCTGTTGAAGCAGATGCCACATGATTGGTTGCGACAGCAGACTAATGCTGTCTGTTCACCAAAGAGGCTTCCATATGCTAGTCTTATATCTTCATTGACGACCTTGCAGAATCACGTGATCCTTTGTGACATGG TTGGACAGCAGATTTTGAAACTAAGTGAAGAAGCTGGAGTATGTTCGGCGTTCCAATTTTCGAATTTTGGAATCCTTGGATTGCCATATTGGCTGGCTTCCTCCTTGGAGAGAGTTTGTACAGT GGTTGGTGGGCATCAAGAAGAGATTGATCATCAGGAATGTTTCAGTTTGTTACCAG GTAGAATTGGTATACAATTAAATGTTGAAATCCCTGTGGGTACTGAGCTTGTAGAACAGTTACAAGAGGGGTGTATATGGCGCCAGGCAAGGGGTGCTGCCACTGAAGTGTTAGGGGCAGAGGATGCAGGAGGATCTTCAGAGAAG GTTGGTGCTGCCCAACAATGGTATGATGAATTGGATAATCTTGCCTTTTCACTATCGACACCTGAATCAGAGTTAAATGTTGAAGATGATCGTACAACTTCAGATATAGGATTTCAAGATGCGAGAGTTCACATTGATTGTGCTGTCAATACAAGTCCTGGTACAAGTGAG GTCATTGTTTATGCAGCATTGTATTTAAAACTTAGAAAGCAagaattattagaggctgaTCAGGAGAAATGTGCAGCAAGGATAGCAGATATTTTGAACTCGGAGAGAAGTGGAAAGATGGGAAGAGATTCATTCATCCAATTCTTGTTAAACTCAAACAGAGATTTGAGAGACCTCATCTTCATGAAACCTCTCCATGTGAGGGTGAAATTGGATTGCCTTGATCACCCAAAGGCAGCTAATGGAAAAGACATTATCTTAACAGACtccaacattgaggtcaatgtATTACTCAGCTCATAA
- the LOC133736114 gene encoding uncharacterized protein LOC133736114 isoform X3, with protein sequence MMLEKVKSLQQRYPQLHVMGFLSGSSVSLAADRSHLIQYVMKEYVTFPVILSNRTFPEMDNGACYILFKDFESPVFYHEKDLDLRILNKAVEEFHVQDDGRARSRDNLKSTWVKQFEIIKEPYVYALRNLLLNFPGCVSADESGNRLFLSDSSHHRIIVFDGNGKILDCIGSSPGFEDGNFESAKMVRPASSLYDAAEDSLYFVDSENHAIRKADLGKRVLETVYPNYDASKKSNSIWTRIMIKLGLRSNDKRPEEFDIQALMFPWHLMKSSEDSFFIINRSFETLWILNLASGEIEQVVKGFPKILDVCGPQIMEKVSLLKQMPHDWLRQQTNAVCSPKRLPYASLISSLTTLQNHVILCDMVGQQILKLSEEAGVCSAFQFSNFGILGLPYWLASSLERVCTVVGGHQEEIDHQECFSLLPGRIGIQLNVEIPVGTELVEQLQEGCIWRQARGAATEVLGAEDAGGSSEKVGAAQQWYDELDNLAFSLSTPESELNVEDDRTTSDIGFQDARVHIDCAVNTSPGTSEVIVYAALYLKLRKQELLEADQEKCAARIADILNSERSGKMGRDSFIQFLLNSNRDLRDLIFMKPLHVRVKLDCLDHPKAANGKDIILTDSNIEVNVLLSS encoded by the exons ATGATGTTAGAAAAAGTGAAGTCACTTCAACAGAG GTATCCTCAGCTCCATGTCATGGGTTTTCTGTCAGGCAGTTCAGTTAGTTTAGCTGCTGATCGAAGCCACCTAATCCAATATGTAATGAAGGAATATGTCACTTTTCCTGTCATATTGTCTAACAGGACCTTCCCTGAG ATGGACAATGGGGCCTGCTACATTTTATTCAAAGATTTTGAAAGTCCAGTGTTTTACCATGAGAAGGACCTTGATCTCAGAATTCTTAACAAAG CCGTTGAGGAATTTCATGTGCAAGATGATGGGAGAGCCAGGTCCAGAGATAACTTGAAAAGCACTTGGGTGAAGCAATTTGAGATTATCAAGGAGCCATATGTCTATGCTTTGAGGAATTTACTCCTTAACTTCCCAG GGTGTGTCTCTGCAGATGAAAGTGGGAACCGTCTCTTCCTTTCTGACAGCAGCCACCATCGGATTATTGTATTTGATGGAAACGGAAAGATTCTGGACTGT ATTGGTTCCTCCCCAGGTTTCGAGGATGGAAACTTTGAATCTGCCAAGATGGTGCGCCCTGCATCCTCACTTTATGATGCTGCTGAGGATTCCCTATATTTCGTTGATTCAGAG AATCATGCCATCAGGAAAGCTGATTTGGGTAAGCGGGTACTAGAAACTGTTTATCCGAATTATGACGCCAGTAAGAAAAGTAACTCAATTTGGACCAGAATCATGATCAAGCTGGGTTTGAGAAGCAATGATAAGCGGCCTGAAGAATTTGATATACAAGCACTAATGTTTCCTTGGCACCTGATGAAATCCAGTGAAGATAGTTTTTTCATTATAAACCGAAG CTTTGAAACTTTATGGATCCTAAATTTGGCTTCAGGAGAGATAGAACAAGTTGTCAAAG GGTTCCCAAAGATTTTGGATGTCTGTGGGCCGCAGATCATGGAGAAAGTATCCCTGTTGAAGCAGATGCCACATGATTGGTTGCGACAGCAGACTAATGCTGTCTGTTCACCAAAGAGGCTTCCATATGCTAGTCTTATATCTTCATTGACGACCTTGCAGAATCACGTGATCCTTTGTGACATGG TTGGACAGCAGATTTTGAAACTAAGTGAAGAAGCTGGAGTATGTTCGGCGTTCCAATTTTCGAATTTTGGAATCCTTGGATTGCCATATTGGCTGGCTTCCTCCTTGGAGAGAGTTTGTACAGT GGTTGGTGGGCATCAAGAAGAGATTGATCATCAGGAATGTTTCAGTTTGTTACCAG GTAGAATTGGTATACAATTAAATGTTGAAATCCCTGTGGGTACTGAGCTTGTAGAACAGTTACAAGAGGGGTGTATATGGCGCCAGGCAAGGGGTGCTGCCACTGAAGTGTTAGGGGCAGAGGATGCAGGAGGATCTTCAGAGAAG GTTGGTGCTGCCCAACAATGGTATGATGAATTGGATAATCTTGCCTTTTCACTATCGACACCTGAATCAGAGTTAAATGTTGAAGATGATCGTACAACTTCAGATATAGGATTTCAAGATGCGAGAGTTCACATTGATTGTGCTGTCAATACAAGTCCTGGTACAAGTGAG GTCATTGTTTATGCAGCATTGTATTTAAAACTTAGAAAGCAagaattattagaggctgaTCAGGAGAAATGTGCAGCAAGGATAGCAGATATTTTGAACTCGGAGAGAAGTGGAAAGATGGGAAGAGATTCATTCATCCAATTCTTGTTAAACTCAAACAGAGATTTGAGAGACCTCATCTTCATGAAACCTCTCCATGTGAGGGTGAAATTGGATTGCCTTGATCACCCAAAGGCAGCTAATGGAAAAGACATTATCTTAACAGACtccaacattgaggtcaatgtATTACTCAGCTCATAA
- the LOC133736117 gene encoding probable serine/threonine-protein kinase PBL26 has product MSCFSCFSSHEKKASAKRSNSGKREQLLTPSEREPTNNVAPAEVPKQAPAAEQTTNNKNANANANKDGGHNIAAQTFTFRELATATKNFRQECLIGEGGFGRVYKGKLETTEQIVAVKQLDRNGLQGNREFLVEVLMLSLLHHDNLVNLIGYCADGDQRLLVYEYMPLGSLEDHLLDLPSEQKPLDWFKRMKIALGAAKGLEYLHDKANPPVIYRDLKSSNILLDGDFNAKLSDFGLAKLGPVGDKTHVSSRIMGTYGYCAPEYQRTGQLTVKSDVYSFGVVLLELITGRRAIDTTRPTREQNLVTWAEPVFKDPHKFPELADPLLQGDYPVRALNQAVAVAAMCLHDEAPARPLMSDVVSALSFLGTDDDESVPGSPLQSDDEEMSNVEDENPKDKETVRERERAVAEAIEWGSTSRSNAATSKLESTASL; this is encoded by the exons ATGAGTTGCTTTTCGTGCTTTTCATCTCATGAAAAGAAAGCATCTGCCAAAAGATCAAATAGTGGGAAGAGAGAACAACTTTTGACTCCTTCCGAAAGGGAACCGACTAATAATGTAGCACCTGCTG AAGTGCCTAAACAAGCACCGGCTGCTGAGCAAACCACAAACAATAAGAATGCCAATGCAAATGCCAATAAAGATGGCGGTCATAATATTGCTGCACAAACTTTCACCTTCCGGGAACTGGCAACAGCAACAAAGAACTTCCGACAAGAATGTCTGATAGGCGAGGGCGGATTTGGAAGAGTTTATAAGGGGAAGCTTGAAACAACAGAACAG ATTGTAGCTGTGAAGCAACTTGATAGGAATGGCTTGCAAGGCAATAGAGAGTTCCTTGTTGAGGTGTTGATGTTGAGCCTCTTACACCATGACAATTTAGTGAATCTTATCGGATATTGCGCTGATGGTGATCAGAGACTTCTGGTGTATGAATACATGCCTTTGGGATCTTTAGAAGACCATTTATTAG ACCTCCCATCAGAGCAAAAGCCATTAGATTGGTTCAAGAGAATGAAGATAGCTCTAGGAGCTGCCAAGGGTCTAGAATACTTGCACGATAAGGCGAATCCTCCTGTTATTTACCGCGATTTAAAATCTTCAAACATCTTATTAGATGGCGATTTCAATGCAAAACTCTCTGATTTCGGGCTAGCTAAGCTTGGACCGGTTGGAGACAAGACACATGTATCTTCAAGAATAATGGGCACGTACGGGTATTGTGCCCCAGAGTACCAAAGAACAGGCCAACTGACTGTTAAGTCGGATGTCTACAGTTTTGGAGTTGTGTTGTTAGAACTGATCACCGGAAGAAGAGCAATTGACACCACAAGGCCAACAAGGGAGCAAAATCTAGTGACTTGG GCAGAGCCAGTGTTTAAGGATCCTCATAAGTTTCCGGAACTAGCTGATCCACTTCTTCAAGGAGACTATCCGGTAAGAGCATTGAATCAAGCAGTTGCAGTTGCAGCAATGTGTCTTCATGACGAAGCACCGGCTCGTCCCTTAATGAGTGATGTGGTCAGTGCTCTCAGTTTCCTTGGGACTGATGATGACGAAAGTGTTCCCGGCTCGCCTCTACaatctgatgatgaagaaatgtCCAACGTAGAAGATGAGAATCCAAAGGATAAAGAAACTGTAAGGGAACGCGAACGAGCTGTGGCAGAAGCCATAGAATGGGGCTCAACGTCAAGGAGCAATGCAGCCACGTCAAAGTTGGAAAGTACTGCTTCATTGTAA
- the LOC133736116 gene encoding uncharacterized vacuolar membrane protein YML018C produces MKSEGLKWVLGLIYIFAVASIWIAASFVVQSVVDAGVSPFLITYICNSLFVIYIPLVEAGRYLEDSFGGFWFWKSKESSPLRELVESEQSTLLGDGDAVAKTDDASVHVEEGEIGGHGKVIDGEVKVVAYEPIRISANLSEIDEVADKQVDEKGRWTRTRVAKVSLLISPFWFFAQLTFNLSLKYTTVTSNTILSSASSLFTFLVSLAFLGENFTLVKLFSVLLCMGGTIIVSLGDSRTTLSAIASNPLLGDILALVSAALYSVYITLIRKKLPDEDDEKSGRASMAQFLGFLGLSNLFIFLPVALVLHFSKLEPFYMLTWKQLGLIVGKGLLDNVLSDYLWAKAVLLTTTTVATAGLSIQVPLAAIVDSVTGHAPHFADYFGAVAVMIGFVGINIPSDAFKRSKGATLELENGNNRNSSSISEPGSSSGPDSTAHS; encoded by the exons ATGAAAAGTGAAGGTTTGAAGTGGGTTTTAGGTTTGATATACATATTTGCTGTTGCATCTATTTGGATAGCTGCTAGTTTTGTTGTACAGTCGGTTGTGGATGCCGGTGTGTCCCCTTTTCTTATTACCTACATATGCAATTCATTGTTTGTGATCTACATTCCCTTGGTTGAAGCCGGGCGCTATTTGGAGGATTCGTTCggagggttttggttttggaaaaGTAAGGAGAGTAGTCCTTTGCGAGAGTTGGTGGAGTCGGAGCAATCCACTCTTCTTGGAGACGGTGATGCTGTTGCGAAAACTGATGATGCATCTGTGCATGTAGAAGAGGGAGAAATTGGCGGACATGGAAAAGTTATTGATGGAGAAGTGAAAGTTGTGGCGTATGAGCCTATTAGGATATCAGCGAATCTGTCTGAAATCGATGAAGTTGCTGATAAGCAAGTGGATGAAAAAGGGCGTTGGACACGTACTCGAGTGGCAAAAGTTAGCCTATTGATTTCCCCATTTTGGTTTTTTGCACAGCTCACTTTCAATTTGTCATTGAAGTATACTACAGTCACA TCAAATACAATCTTAAGCAGTGCATCCAGCCTGTTCACCTTTTTGGTCTCTCTAGCATTCTTAGGTGAGAACTTCACTTTGGTGAAGCTTTTCAGTGTTCTTCTTTGCATGGGAGGAACGATAATTGTCAGCCTCGGTGACTCACGAACTACTCTAAGTGCAATTGCTTCAAACCCTCTACTGGGAGACATACTTGCTCTTGTCTCAGCAGCTTTGTATTCTGTGTATATTACCCTTATTCGCAAGAAGTTACCTGATGAGGATGATGAGAAAAGTGGTCGTGCTAGTATGGCTCAGTTTCTGGGATTTTTAGGGCTTTCTAACCTTTTCATATTTCTTCCAGTTGCCCTTGTACTGCATTTCTCAAAGTTGGAACCCTTTTATATGCTGACCTGGAAGCAGCTTGGTCTCATTGTTGGTAAAG GTTTGCTGGATAACGTTCTGAGCGATTACTTATGGGCCAAGGCTGTTCTTCTAACAACAACCACAGTAGCAACAGCTGGTCTATCAATACAAGTTCCGTTGGCGGCAATTGTAGACTCCGTGACTGGCCATGCTCCTCATTTTGCTGATTACTTTGGAGCTGTGGCCGTTATGATTGGATTTGTTGGCATTAATATTCCTTCTGATGCTTTTAAGAGGTCGAAAGGAGCTACACTAGAATTAGAGAATGGAAATAATAGAAATAGTAGTTCAATTAGTGAACCTGGTAGTTCATCAGGTCCAGATTCAACTGCCCATTCATAG